The DNA sequence GTTGTGGCCATGGCCGAGGCTGCCTATGGGGCCGTAGACCTCGAGGCGCACAGCGGGGCCCACCCCCGGCTGGGTGTCGTCGATGACATTGTGTGCCATCCGCTGGCCCGGGCCTCGTTGGATGAGGCTGCCTGGCTTGCAAAGACCATTGCCTCGGATATCGGGAGTAGATTCCAAGGTGTCTTGATTTTCTATATATTGAAGAATTTGGATGAATCTTGAGAATGTGCCTACTTATTGAAGCCTTTTGTGATTGAATATTGAAATAGTGTCTACGTGTTTAAACGTTTTGTTTGGTTGAATCTTGAAATTGTGTCTATTTTttaacccttttgtgattgaaTCTTGAAAATGTGGTTGAATCTTGAAATTGTGTCTATTTGTTTGAAACATTTTGTAGGTTGAATCTTGAAGTTGTGTCTATTTGTTGAAGCTTTTGTGATTGAATAGTGAAAATGTGTCTATTTGTTGAAGCCTTTTGTGATTGAATCTTGAAAATGTGGTTGGAGTTGTGGTTGAATCTTGAATTGTGTCTATTTGTTTGAAACATTTCAATGGTTGACTCTTGAAATTATGTCTATTTGTTGAAGCCTTTTTGTGATTGAATCTTGTAAATGTCTCTGTTTGTTTGAAACATTTTGTTGGTTGAGTCTTGAAATTGTATCTATTTATTGAAGCATTTTGTGATTGAATCTTGAGATTGTGTTTATTTCTTGAAGCATTTTCTAATATGTAAATTGAATCTTGAAAATGTGTCTATTTGTTTGAAGCACATTCTGAAATGTAACTTAGTTGAATCTTGAAATTGTGTCCATTTGTTGAAGCATTGTGTGATGTGTTTGTTGTTTCAAACCAATGCAGTGCCAGTATACCTATACGGCGCAGCTCACCCGACGGGGCGGGCGCTGGAGGCCATCAGGCGCGAGCTCGGCTTCTACCGGCCCAACTTCATGGGAAACCTCTGGGCCGGCTGGGCGCAGCCGGAGATTCTGCCCGAGAAACCTGACCAAGGGCCGGAATCCGTATCGCGAGCTAGGGGCGTCGCGATGGTTGGCGCGCGTCCCTGGGTTTCCACCTACAACGTGCCTATCTTGTCCACGGACGTCTCTGCCACAAGGCGGATAGCTCTGATGGTGAGTGCCCGGGGCGGAGGCCTGCCTACGGTGCAGACGCTGGGGCTCGTCCACGGCGAGGACTCGACCGAGATAGCTTGTATGTTGCTCGAACCGAACCGGATCGGAGCCGACCGGGTTCAGAAACAGGTGGAGTTGCTGGCTGCAGGAGAAGGGCTTGATGTGGAGAAGGGCTATTTCACTGATGTTCCTCCAGAAATTATCATTGAAAGATACATAAAATCCATTTCTAATGATTCTTCTTGAAATGGATTGTGTATTCAAATCAATCTAAACAGAGATGACATGAATGGAATTTGCataatgtatgtatgtatgttgTTGCTTTACAGTCTATTGAAATTGGTGGTTCATTGCATATCAAGACTTGGCTCATTCATTAGGAAAAGAGAAGCATTAGAGTTGGAACACTACTATGTTGCAGATTTAATTTGCTGATAATTATCTAGAATTAATgttttgtgtttgtgtttgcagagttaattaattttgaattttagatGTTATGATACATAAATGAAAATGGGATTCTCATTCACATAGAGAAACTTATATATGAGCTGGATCCTTTGTAATTATACAAAAGTAATGAAACATAAGATACTATAATGCTAATGCACAATACACTAATTAAAGGATTTCCAATGCTTTAATGATGTGATGATGAATAAAGGTTAAAATTTGgagtttaaatttttttagatcACTATTTTATAGCGGTTTATAAAAtaggtcattttttttttgaatttacaataataaactaattattttaagtttcAGAGTTTCGTGAGCCACATTTAGACTCAATCGGACTACTTTGGGCTACATTTAAGCCCATATTTGGGTCCAAATGTGACATGTAGACGTGGTCCAAATATGACTCAATAACGTTAAAATTTAAGACATAATTCTGCAAGTCTGAAAAAATtgacatatttttataaatcgCCTTAAGACAACGAtcataaggaattttaaactcCAAAAACTTGTGTAAAAGATGCATGGTGTATctacaaaatttaattattaggtTGGACCatgtattttaaattcaaaaaaattgtgTACAAAATGCACATGGTGTATATctacaaaatttaattattagggTGGACCATGTATATGCACATACACGTACAAATTTATCTTATAAAATATGAAATTCGGTATGAAAATAATgattaaagaaattaaaattttaattatttatgacaTTCGAATCTTTAAAACACAAATTCATTAAGCAAAAAGTAGAATAAGACATACAAGAAAATATCTTTATTGTATGTCTTGCATGATTAATCAATGACAATTAAAATCGCCAAAATTCAAGACAGATAAGATGAAGTACTATAAGATGGAAAAACATTAGTATAATAATTGTCAATTAATCGTGGTAACATGAACAAGCAACAATGCTGAGGATTTGGTTTAGAGTATTGTGATACCAAATTAGCTAGGTATGGagtttttttatatgatttttttaggGGATATATATTCAGACTCTAAATCGATTTCTACTTACTAATAAcgatttagatttttttttcttcctttctAGGAAATAAAGGTTAGTGTTTGGATAGCCTCATTTATTAGTAAACGATGGCGGTAATAACACCGAGCAACtctgcttcaaaaaaaaatccaagtaaACGATGGagataataaatattaaaatcagGGACACATAAAATCATAAATTGATGGAATTATACTAGGGAGGGTTGATTAGGCGGCGGCGGCATCGGTAGGGGCGGGGCCGACATGATACTCGGCTGCGGTGTGTAGGGCATAGGCTACGTACAAGAGCGCCGCCCTCTCGGGCAGAAACCGACGGACGCGCCTTCCACTAATAACCAAAATGCCACTCGTGATCGTGGCCGACATATTGAGTGTGATACTATCTGCTATAACGCAAAGCTAACTAACTGCCACAATGAAATTAGACAGAAGAGGGAGAAATCAagaacccaaaaaaaaaaaactaatccATAACTGCAGAAATATAATCCCGCCAAAAGatgtctattaatttattagatatcaatATCATGTTTGGTAAGATATACTTTCATCATCTCATTAGGaaatttatttgtatatttttatttccaataattttttttaattcttgtgtGAATTTCAATTAGCTTATATATAGTGGACAGAGTAAGTATAAAAAAAGTGTTACGCTTTCACATTTTTCAGATGCGATACAAAATCAAACGAGCCCTTAAGGCTTTATATGTATCTATTATATCCTTATCGTGCATAGCAAACGAACCCGGCCTCTACATGACCGAGTCCTAGTCCTCCTCAAATATACTATCAATTTCAAACTCGAAAATAAATATTGTTCACTTTTAAACGTACGCTAAGCCCACATCCAAAATtagtttatataaaataaacaaCATTGAATATTATACATCAAATCAATACAAGAAATAGAAAGTTTGCAAGGGAACAACAAAAATTGACAGAAATTTTAAGGTAATAGCTTATGTTAATCTAAATCCCACTTCAAATTTTGCTGGGAATTGGTAAAGGGATCAAGAATGCCTGCCTCTCCCACCACCGTGACGCCCACGGCCTCTGTGATTCCCCCTTCCTCCACCACGGCCACCGCTGCCACGGCCACCGCGGCCTCCATTGAAACTGAAGGCCGGAGGTGGCGACTGCAAACCACGACTATCTTGGGATCCCTGAGGATGAACTGCTTGCTCTCCGCCACCATTCAGAGGCGGCGGTGGACCTTGCTGGCCCTGCATTCCAAACTGAGACGGATTCAACGTGTTCTGACCCATAGGCCAAGGTGGAATCGCCCCGCCAATGTTTGGCAGTCCAGCCAGTGGATTGAAGGCTGGTGACATCCCGGGAATCATACCAATTTGCTGTTGAAACGCTGCACCACCGGTTTGTAAAGGTGCCGGGTATAGGAAAGGTAGGTTTTGCTGCATCCACAGCATACCGTTTGGCGGCAGCCCAGCAAGAAGGTTTGCATTTTGTTGCTGGTGTTGTGGAAACCCATTGTTCCAATTTCCATTCGGAGTAGGAAAGGCCGGTGCTTGAGGTCTGTGTTGGAATGGAGGAACCGGGCCTTGATCACCAACAAAACCTTGCCTAGAGCCCGACGAGCCTAGGTGGTGGTTGTCTTGGTTTACTGAAATTCCAACTCGAGGAGCAAAACGTTGGTCTTGTGGAGGAGTTTGAGCTGTAGAATCACGGTTATTGTTCCAGTTCCTGTTCCCGTTCTGATTCTTCTGCTGCCGTTTCTCCTTCCTCTTGTTTCCGGGCTTGGAATCATTAGTCCCCCTTTTCTTCATCTTCAGCATCCTCCTGTACTCGGCCTCTTTCTCGTCATCTGAGAATTCGCCATCTTCAGACAATTCCTCGTCGTTCTCATTAGACGCATCATACCCTTTCTTGTAGAGATTCTTGTTATTCAGTACATGATCTGCAAACTCTGCAACGAACGAGATCAAGGTGCCTTGCTGGATCCCCGTGGGGACTTCATCCTCGGAGTTGTATCTCACAATGTAGTAAGGGTTCTTGACGGGCCCAAAGATTTCATCGATGATCCCCAGAGGGGATCTACTTTCAGTGATCCAAAGAATAGAGCCTTCGTTGAGAGGATTGTGTTTCTCGACCCCTTCCACAATTACTTGGGAGTCAATGATCTGTTCAATGTTAATGATACAAATTCAATCCATGAAAcaccaaacaagaaaagatATCATCAATGAGCTCGAAGTACAGTGATCAGTAGCAATGTAGCAAAGAAGTTTTACCGACAAAATCGTTCCAACCGGAAGGGTTTCATGATGTGGTTCCAATGTCACATTGACAGAAGGAACTGGAGGGAGATCCTGCATAGTGAGAAAGACAAAGTAGAACAATATAAGCTTCGTTTCCGCAATTAGGAGCAAATACGGCTAAGAAAGTCCGTAGTGCACGTGATAAGATCAGGCACAACCATGAAATTAGTCAAATTACTATGTTAAGGGCACGTGCAAAACTTAGACCTTTATTGAAGCTTTCTAGCTATATCATTGTTCCTTCCTCCTccctttctcttcaagaagggGCATAGCATTATCTCCAATTATGAAATTATGGCTCGTGGCATTACCTTCTATTTTCGTTGCATGAGACGAAGGTGTTTCATTAAAGACATATATCAAGCATCAAAGGGCTCAAACCAAGTTAAACTTCTTTCTCAAGATTTTCATTAGCTAATGAAATCACCTCTGCACATCATTTTCTTAGTTCAAGTTAACTCCAACAATTCCACATTCTCTAAAATTTGACAAATTAAATTACATTCTATAATTCTCTCCAACTCAAGTGATCAATATTTCATACATTAGGCAACATCACAACACCATTTAGCAATAAACAAGTTACACATGCCTTCATgatctatatatatagcaaGTGTTTAAACAACAGAAATAGACCACAAGTCACACACGCGCACACTATCACGAACCTTGAGCTCATTCTTAGATTTGATCGGCccgcctccaccaccaccatcatcaTCTTCAGCATCACTCCAAGCAACCATCTCTTCCAGCTCAGACAACATAATCTCACCATCTTCTACTTCAGTCTCTTCATCAACGCTACCCTCCTCGTTCTTGCCTTTCTTCTTGCCACCATCCTCGTCCTCACTAGACGATGAAGAGGAAGACGAAGATGATGAGTCCGACGAGCTCTCATCCTCAGACACCTCACCTCTCCCACTCTCATCAACCTTATTCTCACTCTCACCAACTCCCACCACTTCACCATCACTCTTCATACCATCACAA is a window from the Salvia miltiorrhiza cultivar Shanhuang (shh) unplaced genomic scaffold, IMPLAD_Smil_shh fragScaff_scaffold_132_2, whole genome shotgun sequence genome containing:
- the LOC131002418 gene encoding uncharacterized protein LOC131002418, with amino-acid sequence MDFNQTYDNDKKKTMKQSMLLCCKVYISESRNGAALDLIERAARRDGETVIVNKFKDDDYNRVRYNLVSYVVHDSLGCPIYTPLQQSVVAMAEAAYGAVDLEAHSGAHPRLGVVDDIVCHPLARASLDEAAWLAKTIASDIGSRFQVPVYLYGAAHPTGRALEAIRRELGFYRPNFMGNLWAGWAQPEILPEKPDQGPESVSRARGVAMVGARPWVSTYNVPILSTDVSATRRIALMVSARGGGLPTVQTLGLVHGEDSTEIACMLLEPNRIGADRVQKQVELLAAGEGLDVEKGYFTDVPPEIIIERYIKSISNDSS
- the LOC131002420 gene encoding H/ACA ribonucleoprotein complex non-core subunit NAF1, with translation MVGFLQNPAVEVAKADEDEGVVKNQSSSDPKKANDIFLPELDDFPSSFSDSYLDFEALSGWFTEGGGADMADLGGEIVDFESLRCELVDIKKEFEVFGDAVCLGDGNGEGSSVKEAESPCSLGLEDGEIGAFEICGEKGSQRMSVAGDGSERKLGDLGCLIEEQLGKVSLDGAAKNLCVPVVDSVSNAGEEVVVDDGSKSVKMAVARCDGMKSDGEVVGVGESENKVDESGRGEVSEDESSSDSSSSSSSSSSSEDEDGGKKKGKNEEGSVDEETEVEDGEIMLSELEEMVAWSDAEDDDGGGGGGPIKSKNELKDLPPVPSVNVTLEPHHETLPVGTILSIIDSQVIVEGVEKHNPLNEGSILWITESRSPLGIIDEIFGPVKNPYYIVRYNSEDEVPTGIQQGTLISFVAEFADHVLNNKNLYKKGYDASNENDEELSEDGEFSDDEKEAEYRRMLKMKKRGTNDSKPGNKRKEKRQQKNQNGNRNWNNNRDSTAQTPPQDQRFAPRVGISVNQDNHHLGSSGSRQGFVGDQGPVPPFQHRPQAPAFPTPNGNWNNGFPQHQQQNANLLAGLPPNGMLWMQQNLPFLYPAPLQTGGAAFQQQIGMIPGMSPAFNPLAGLPNIGGAIPPWPMGQNTLNPSQFGMQGQQGPPPPLNGGGEQAVHPQGSQDSRGLQSPPPAFSFNGGRGGRGSGGRGGGRGNHRGRGRHGGGRGRHS